The Paenibacillus sp. RUD330 genome has a segment encoding these proteins:
- the murD gene encoding UDP-N-acetylmuramoyl-L-alanine--D-glutamate ligase — protein sequence MNHPSTYRNRRVVVLGLARSGAAVARLFHRLGANVTVNDRKPAEESPEAAELAALGIEVICGHHPDGLVDAGTALLVKNPGIPYNAPPVAAALALGIEVVTEVEVAGLLSPAPIIGITGSNGKTTTTTWIGRMLEAAGRRPIVAGNIGRPLCEAAEEADAGNVLVAELSSFQLKGTSSFRPQVGLLLNIAETHLDYHGSMDDYVASKANLFANQTEQDTAVLNADDPACAAIEAGLKSRLIPFSLYHRLERGVWIEPPYEAAGAPDDAGKPERMIVYRSGDGTEQAIVAVRELGLPGRHNAGNALAAVAACVAVGVEPALLAAPLRDFGGVEHRLEFVLEAAGVRYYNDSKATNPVATLMATGSFQQPLILIAGGLDRGSDYMELLPLFESGKIKGLVLLGETRGKLARVAELAGMANVAVVDAEGDAESAIRQATEAAARLASPGDAVLLSPACASWDMFPSYEDRGRMFKESAHTL from the coding sequence ATGAATCATCCGTCCACATACCGGAATCGCCGCGTCGTCGTGCTCGGCTTGGCGCGCAGCGGAGCCGCGGTCGCCAGGCTGTTCCACCGCCTGGGAGCGAATGTAACGGTCAACGACCGCAAGCCTGCGGAAGAGAGTCCGGAAGCGGCCGAGCTGGCCGCGCTCGGAATTGAAGTCATCTGCGGACATCATCCCGACGGTCTGGTCGATGCCGGGACCGCCCTGCTCGTCAAAAATCCGGGCATTCCGTACAACGCTCCGCCTGTCGCCGCGGCGCTTGCGCTGGGCATCGAGGTCGTGACCGAGGTCGAGGTGGCGGGCCTGCTGTCGCCGGCGCCGATCATCGGCATTACCGGCAGCAACGGCAAAACGACGACGACGACCTGGATCGGCCGCATGCTTGAGGCGGCCGGCCGGCGCCCGATCGTTGCGGGCAACATCGGCCGGCCTCTGTGCGAGGCGGCGGAAGAAGCGGATGCAGGCAACGTGCTCGTCGCCGAGCTCAGCAGCTTCCAGCTGAAGGGCACGAGCAGCTTCCGGCCGCAGGTCGGCCTGCTGCTCAATATCGCGGAGACGCATCTGGATTACCACGGCTCGATGGACGACTACGTCGCCTCCAAAGCAAACCTGTTCGCGAACCAGACGGAGCAGGATACGGCCGTGCTGAATGCGGACGACCCGGCTTGCGCGGCGATCGAAGCCGGCCTGAAGTCGCGCCTGATTCCGTTCTCGCTCTATCACAGGCTCGAGAGGGGCGTCTGGATCGAGCCTCCTTACGAAGCCGCCGGCGCGCCGGACGACGCCGGCAAGCCGGAGCGGATGATCGTATACCGCAGCGGGGACGGGACGGAGCAGGCTATCGTCGCCGTCCGGGAGCTCGGCCTTCCGGGAAGGCATAACGCGGGGAACGCGCTGGCCGCCGTCGCCGCGTGCGTCGCGGTCGGCGTCGAGCCGGCCTTGCTGGCGGCTCCTCTCCGCGACTTCGGAGGGGTGGAGCATCGTCTCGAGTTCGTGCTCGAAGCAGCGGGAGTACGCTACTACAACGACTCCAAAGCGACGAACCCGGTCGCAACGCTCATGGCGACCGGATCGTTTCAGCAGCCCTTGATCCTGATCGCGGGCGGACTGGACCGCGGCTCCGACTACATGGAGCTGCTGCCGCTGTTCGAATCCGGCAAGATCAAGGGACTCGTCCTGCTCGGCGAGACCCGCGGCAAGCTCGCGCGGGTGGCGGAGCTGGCGGGTATGGCGAATGTGGCGGTGGTCGATGCTGAAGGTGACGCCGAATCCGCCATCCGCCAAGCGACGGAAGCCGCAGCCCGGCTCGCTTCGCCGGGGGATGCCGTCCTGCTCTCGCCGGCTTGCGCGAGCTGGGATATGTTCCCTTCCTACGAAGACCGCGGGCGCATGTTTAAGGAATCGGCGCATACCTTGTAA
- the mraY gene encoding phospho-N-acetylmuramoyl-pentapeptide-transferase: protein MDMLVILMTLGVSFLLAVILGPLFIPLLRRLKFGQQVRTEGPQSHLKKSGTPTMGGIIIMLAILVAFLKFSEKTTEFWVLLVGALGFGLVGFMDDYIKIVLKRSLGLTARQKLAGQLLFSIIVCVLLHRMGQSTEIAVPGTDFSWDLGWLYYPFVVIIFFATTNAVNFTDGVDGLLAGTSAIAAGAFTIIAMQATEHESAVFSAALVGAALGFLIFNAHPAKVFMGDTGSLGIGGGLAAVAILTKTEILLILIGGVFVLEMISVILQVGSFKLRGGKRIFRMSPIHHHFELSGWSEWKVVTVFWTAGLVLAAAGLVLYRVTGG from the coding sequence ATGGACATGCTGGTCATACTGATGACACTTGGCGTATCGTTTCTTCTAGCAGTTATACTCGGACCTCTGTTCATCCCCCTGCTGAGGCGGCTTAAGTTCGGACAGCAGGTGCGCACGGAAGGGCCTCAGAGCCATCTCAAAAAATCGGGAACGCCGACGATGGGCGGCATCATCATCATGCTCGCCATTCTCGTCGCTTTCCTGAAGTTCTCGGAGAAAACGACGGAATTCTGGGTGCTGCTCGTCGGCGCTCTCGGCTTCGGCCTCGTCGGCTTCATGGACGATTACATCAAGATCGTGCTCAAGCGCTCGCTTGGCCTGACGGCCAGGCAGAAGCTCGCCGGGCAGCTGCTCTTCAGCATCATCGTCTGCGTGCTGCTGCACCGGATGGGACAGAGCACGGAGATCGCCGTTCCCGGGACGGATTTCAGCTGGGATCTCGGATGGCTTTATTATCCTTTTGTCGTCATCATCTTTTTCGCTACGACCAATGCGGTCAACTTCACGGACGGAGTGGACGGCCTGCTGGCCGGGACGAGCGCGATCGCGGCAGGGGCGTTCACCATCATCGCGATGCAGGCGACGGAACACGAGAGCGCCGTATTTTCCGCCGCGCTTGTCGGGGCTGCGCTTGGATTCCTGATTTTCAACGCGCATCCGGCGAAGGTGTTCATGGGCGATACCGGCTCGCTCGGGATCGGCGGAGGCCTCGCGGCGGTCGCGATCCTGACCAAGACGGAGATTCTGCTCATTCTGATCGGCGGCGTATTCGTCCTCGAGATGATCTCGGTCATTCTCCAGGTCGGCTCGTTCAAGCTCCGGGGCGGCAAGCGGATTTTCCGCATGAGCCCGATCCACCATCATTTCGAGCTGTCGGGATGGTCGGAATGGAAGGTCGTTACCGTATTCTGGACGGCCGGACTCGTGCTGGCCGCTGCCGGTCTCGTTCTGTACCGGGTCACCGGAGGCTGA
- the murF gene encoding UDP-N-acetylmuramoyl-tripeptide--D-alanyl-D-alanine ligase, translating into MMIRMLSEIAAMSSGRLGPGYIAAGNAAAAPGEWSDLSIRGVYRDSREAGNGRLFVPLSGDNFDGHHYAEAALANGALASFWQEDREIPAGLAGKPLVLVDDPLAALQRLASAYRSQLKTTIVGITGSNGKTTTKDMVAAALGSELRVHKTAGNLNNHIGLPLTVLSLAEDTEAAVLEMGMSGLREIALLTEIARPDIAIITNIGDAHLLQLGSREAIAQAKLEIAEGLKPGGLLIVSADEPLIREQLKKTALPEHVVVRTFGSSPAADWRAADIKVGAVSASFSVQSGAAAAYSPGGKAAPPSYHSLRIEIPVPGVHNVHNALAAIAAAAACGIPPEAAAAGLASMQLTGMRIQPMKASNGALILNDAYNANPTAVRAAVDLVAGLSGYRRKWIVLSDMRELGAAEADLHRETGAYITPDKADAVLTCGALSSHTSEGAAASFGSSAAAAVRHFDDQDSLIGALAAELDPRDLVLVKGSRTMHMERVVEALQR; encoded by the coding sequence ATGATGATACGGATGCTTAGCGAAATCGCCGCCATGAGCTCGGGCAGGCTCGGGCCCGGATACATAGCTGCCGGCAATGCGGCCGCTGCGCCGGGGGAATGGAGCGACCTGTCCATACGGGGCGTCTACAGGGATTCCCGCGAGGCGGGCAACGGCAGGCTTTTCGTCCCTTTGTCCGGGGATAATTTCGACGGCCATCACTATGCCGAAGCGGCGCTGGCCAACGGAGCCCTGGCTTCGTTCTGGCAAGAGGACCGTGAAATTCCCGCAGGCCTTGCCGGCAAGCCCCTCGTGCTCGTCGACGATCCGCTGGCCGCGCTGCAGCGCCTTGCGTCGGCCTATCGCAGCCAGCTCAAGACGACCATCGTCGGCATTACCGGAAGCAACGGCAAAACGACGACCAAGGACATGGTGGCCGCTGCCCTCGGCTCTGAGCTGCGGGTGCACAAGACGGCCGGCAATCTCAACAATCACATCGGACTGCCTCTTACCGTCCTGTCTCTCGCTGAGGATACGGAGGCGGCCGTGCTGGAAATGGGCATGAGCGGACTGCGGGAGATCGCCCTGCTGACGGAAATTGCGCGGCCGGACATCGCGATCATTACGAACATCGGCGACGCCCACCTGCTGCAGCTCGGCTCCAGGGAGGCGATCGCCCAAGCCAAGCTTGAGATCGCCGAGGGCCTGAAGCCGGGCGGACTGCTGATCGTCAGCGCGGATGAGCCTCTGATCCGGGAACAGCTGAAGAAGACGGCCTTGCCGGAACATGTCGTCGTGCGGACGTTCGGGTCCTCTCCCGCGGCGGATTGGAGAGCGGCCGACATCAAGGTCGGCGCCGTGTCGGCTTCGTTCTCGGTGCAGAGCGGAGCCGCGGCGGCATACTCGCCGGGCGGCAAGGCCGCCCCGCCATCGTATCATTCGCTGCGCATCGAGATCCCGGTTCCCGGCGTGCACAACGTGCATAACGCGCTGGCGGCCATCGCCGCCGCGGCGGCTTGCGGCATCCCGCCGGAAGCGGCTGCCGCCGGCCTTGCGTCGATGCAGCTGACGGGCATGCGCATCCAGCCGATGAAGGCGTCCAACGGGGCGCTCATTCTCAATGACGCCTACAACGCCAACCCGACCGCCGTCAGGGCGGCCGTCGATCTCGTAGCGGGACTGTCCGGCTACCGCCGCAAATGGATCGTGCTGTCGGACATGCGCGAGCTCGGCGCAGCCGAAGCAGACCTGCACCGCGAGACGGGCGCATACATCACGCCGGACAAGGCGGACGCGGTTCTCACCTGCGGAGCCCTGTCCAGCCATACTTCCGAAGGAGCGGCAGCTTCCTTCGGCTCGTCGGCCGCGGCTGCGGTACGGCATTTCGACGACCAGGATTCCCTCATCGGCGCCCTTGCGGCCGAGCTTGATCCCCGCGATCTCGTGCTGGTGAAGGGATCCCGGACGATGCATATGGAAAGGGTCGTAGAAGCGCTTCAGCGCTGA
- a CDS encoding UDP-N-acetylmuramoyl-L-alanyl-D-glutamate--2,6-diaminopimelate ligase, translating into MRLEQLALQLITSRLIGDGGVPISGIEHDSREVKPGCLFLCLPGHTQDGHDFAAQAVEKGAAALVVERRLDLAVPQLLVSDSRLAMAVLADHFYGHASRKLKVIGVTGTNGKTTTTYLIESILADRGHRPGVIGTIEMRYGGRSYPMSRTTPEALNLHRDLAAMLEAGSTHAVMEVSSHALEQGRVKGVRYRTAIFTNLTQDHLDYHGTMDVYREAKGLLFSRLGNEYGSGEESYAVLNADDPASERFRAITSAEVVTYGVESEADVRASDISIAAGGTSFHVDTFAGSADITLQMVGKFNVYNALAALAAGLIEGIPLEEIKASLERVSGVPGRVESVNEGQDFAVVVDYAHTPDGLENVLKAVKEFAARKVICVFGCGGDRDRTKRPIMGEIASRYADYTIVTSDNPRTENPDTILLDIEVGLQKANVPPDRYELQADRRTAIEKAVEMASPGDVVLIAGKGHETYQIVGAVSHDFDDRLVARDALRGLRK; encoded by the coding sequence ATGCGTTTGGAACAATTGGCATTGCAACTCATCACATCACGACTCATCGGGGACGGCGGCGTCCCGATCTCGGGAATCGAGCATGATTCCAGGGAGGTCAAGCCCGGCTGCCTGTTCCTCTGTCTGCCCGGACATACCCAGGACGGACATGACTTCGCCGCTCAGGCGGTAGAGAAGGGAGCGGCCGCGCTTGTGGTGGAGAGGCGGCTCGATCTCGCCGTGCCTCAGCTGCTCGTGAGCGACAGCCGGCTCGCCATGGCCGTTCTTGCGGATCATTTCTACGGACATGCCAGCCGCAAGCTGAAGGTCATCGGCGTCACGGGAACCAACGGCAAAACGACGACCACTTACCTGATCGAAAGCATCCTCGCCGACCGCGGCCACCGTCCCGGCGTCATCGGCACGATCGAGATGCGCTACGGAGGCCGTTCCTACCCGATGAGCCGGACGACGCCGGAGGCGCTCAACCTGCACCGGGACCTCGCCGCCATGCTGGAGGCCGGCTCGACGCATGCGGTGATGGAGGTTTCCTCCCACGCGCTGGAGCAGGGCAGGGTGAAGGGAGTCCGGTACCGCACCGCCATATTCACCAACCTGACGCAGGACCATCTGGACTATCACGGCACGATGGACGTGTACCGTGAAGCCAAGGGCCTGCTGTTCTCGCGTCTGGGCAATGAATACGGCTCCGGCGAAGAGAGCTACGCCGTGCTCAATGCCGACGATCCGGCTTCGGAGCGCTTCCGCGCAATCACTTCCGCAGAAGTCGTCACCTACGGAGTCGAATCGGAGGCCGATGTGCGCGCTTCGGACATCTCCATTGCGGCGGGAGGCACTTCCTTCCATGTCGATACTTTCGCGGGCAGCGCCGACATCACGCTGCAGATGGTCGGCAAATTCAACGTCTACAACGCGCTGGCCGCCCTTGCGGCCGGGCTGATCGAAGGCATTCCCCTGGAGGAGATCAAGGCCAGCCTGGAGCGCGTCTCCGGCGTGCCGGGCCGGGTGGAATCGGTCAACGAAGGCCAGGACTTCGCCGTCGTCGTCGATTACGCCCATACGCCGGACGGGCTGGAGAACGTGCTGAAGGCCGTCAAGGAATTCGCCGCGCGCAAAGTCATCTGCGTATTCGGCTGCGGGGGAGACCGCGACCGGACGAAACGTCCGATCATGGGAGAGATCGCTTCCCGCTATGCGGACTACACCATCGTCACCTCCGACAATCCCCGGACCGAAAACCCGGATACGATCCTGCTCGACATCGAGGTCGGGCTGCAGAAGGCCAACGTGCCGCCAGACCGCTACGAGCTTCAGGCGGACCGCCGGACCGCTATCGAAAAAGCGGTTGAAATGGCAAGCCCGGGAGATGTAGTATTGATTGCGGGCAAAGGCCATGAAACGTATCAGATCGTCGGCGCCGTCTCGCATGACTTCGACGATCGCCTTGTCGCCCGAGATGCGTTGAGGGGACTGCGAAAATGA
- a CDS encoding stage V sporulation protein D, which produces MKVSNVTLRRRLFLALVVVLVGFVALIARLGYVQLVRGGELSAKAEDNWRREVAFAPNRGDITDRNGTKLAYNVSSPTIVAIPVQIKDKEGTAKTLAPVLGISETKLLGLLKKKAMSVIIKPEGLKISLDKALEIKKLGLPGIVVAEDNKRYYPFGELAASVLGITGVDGGLTGIEKKYDDKLKGVKGSISYLSDAKGEMMPGSTDRYQAPTDGLNLELTIDKQIQTIMERELDQAMTKYKANDAIAIAMDPNTGEVLGMASRPTFEPDNYNAYPAEVYNRILPIWMTYEPGSTFKIITLSAALEEGKVNLKNEHFFDPGAVEIGGARLRCWKKGGHGSQTFLEVVQNSCNPGFVALGNRLGKDTLFKYIKDFGFGKKTGIDLGGEENGILFKLSQVGPVELATTAFGQGVSVTPIQQIAAVSAAVNGGTLYEPHLAKAWTNPETGKVVQEIQPEPVRKVISEKTSAQVREALESVVALGTGGNAFIDGYRVGGKTGTAQKVINGRYSPNEHIVSFIGVAPADNPKIVVYVAVDNPQGIQFGGVVAAPIVRNILEDSLQYMGVPKSTAQIGKKYKYGETPVVTVPNLVGKTVSDIYEDMNMNFNLSSAGSGNTVIRQAPAAGARVDKGSTIRIYLGSDADLPGDADAHANH; this is translated from the coding sequence ATGAAAGTTTCCAATGTCACCTTGAGGCGCCGCCTCTTTCTAGCGCTTGTCGTCGTTCTGGTCGGTTTTGTCGCGCTTATCGCCCGGCTCGGCTATGTCCAGCTGGTCCGCGGCGGAGAGCTCTCGGCCAAGGCGGAGGACAACTGGAGGCGCGAAGTCGCATTCGCCCCCAACCGCGGGGATATTACGGACCGCAACGGCACGAAGCTGGCCTACAACGTCAGCTCGCCGACGATTGTCGCTATTCCGGTGCAGATCAAGGACAAGGAAGGCACGGCAAAAACGCTCGCGCCCGTCCTCGGCATCTCGGAGACGAAGCTGCTCGGCTTGCTCAAGAAGAAGGCCATGAGCGTCATCATCAAGCCCGAGGGCCTCAAGATTTCCCTGGACAAGGCGCTGGAGATCAAGAAGCTCGGCTTGCCGGGCATCGTCGTCGCCGAGGACAACAAGCGCTATTATCCGTTCGGCGAGCTTGCGGCGAGCGTGCTCGGCATTACAGGCGTCGACGGCGGGCTTACCGGCATCGAGAAGAAATACGACGACAAGCTCAAGGGAGTCAAGGGCAGCATCTCCTATCTGTCGGACGCCAAGGGAGAGATGATGCCGGGCTCGACGGACCGCTACCAGGCGCCGACGGACGGGCTCAATCTGGAGCTGACGATCGACAAGCAGATCCAGACGATCATGGAGCGGGAGCTCGACCAGGCCATGACGAAGTACAAGGCCAACGACGCCATCGCCATCGCGATGGATCCCAATACCGGCGAAGTGCTCGGAATGGCGAGCCGCCCGACCTTCGAGCCGGACAATTACAACGCGTATCCGGCCGAGGTGTACAATCGGATCCTGCCGATATGGATGACCTACGAGCCGGGCTCGACATTCAAGATCATCACCCTGTCCGCTGCTCTGGAGGAAGGCAAGGTCAATCTCAAAAACGAGCATTTCTTCGATCCGGGAGCGGTGGAGATCGGCGGCGCAAGGCTGCGCTGCTGGAAAAAAGGGGGACATGGAAGCCAGACTTTCCTTGAAGTGGTGCAGAATTCATGCAACCCGGGCTTCGTGGCGCTCGGCAATCGGCTTGGCAAAGATACGCTGTTCAAGTATATTAAGGACTTCGGCTTCGGCAAGAAGACGGGCATCGATCTCGGAGGCGAGGAGAACGGCATCCTGTTCAAGCTGAGCCAGGTCGGTCCTGTAGAGCTCGCGACGACCGCATTCGGCCAAGGAGTGTCGGTGACGCCGATCCAGCAGATCGCTGCGGTATCCGCTGCCGTGAACGGCGGCACGCTGTACGAGCCCCATCTGGCCAAGGCATGGACCAATCCGGAGACCGGCAAGGTCGTGCAGGAAATCCAGCCAGAGCCGGTGCGCAAAGTCATCTCCGAGAAGACGAGCGCGCAGGTCCGCGAGGCGCTCGAGAGCGTCGTGGCGCTCGGCACGGGCGGCAACGCCTTCATCGACGGCTACCGCGTCGGAGGCAAGACGGGCACGGCCCAGAAGGTCATCAACGGCCGTTATTCGCCCAATGAGCATATCGTCTCGTTCATAGGCGTCGCCCCGGCCGACAATCCGAAGATCGTCGTGTACGTCGCGGTCGACAATCCGCAGGGCATCCAGTTCGGCGGCGTCGTAGCCGCTCCGATCGTGAGGAACATTCTGGAAGATTCCCTTCAATATATGGGGGTTCCCAAAAGCACTGCCCAGATCGGCAAAAAGTACAAATACGGCGAGACTCCGGTCGTGACGGTCCCGAATCTCGTCGGCAAAACCGTCTCCGACATCTACGAGGACATGAACATGAACTTCAACCTGAGCTCGGCCGGCAGCGGCAATACGGTCATCCGGCAAGCTCCGGCGGCCGGCGCCCGCGTCGACAAGGGCTCCACGATCCGGATCTACCTCGGCAGCGACGCCGATCTTCCCGGCGACGCGGATGCTCACGCCAATCATTGA
- a CDS encoding penicillin-binding transpeptidase domain-containing protein: protein MDTVKRIKLRTLFVGGLITLLFLVLFTRIFWVQVVKADFWLGEAKKIWAASDTIPAERGTITDRNGNLLAMNIPAYTVVVNPKVIQELGIEDQVADGLSKILGKPKADIVKQVSFRNAKGEYSQYRELRPEGLNIEKKKSDEVAKLSVQIKKDLEEKRGKKISGSDMGITLIKGSKRLYPNNTLAAHLLGFVNKQGDPVIGLEADFNDVLKGTDGKIVYEKDGNRVQVDNGTAKLVPAVNGKNIKLTIDNEIQHYVQDAIQEAYDLYKPQSITAIVADPNSMEVLGMANLPTFDPNSYSSSNPINFNNLAVGGTYEPGSTFKIVTLAGAVQEKMFNPNEEYMSGRISVPGQDVYDIKRSGWGPITYLEGLKRSSNVAFVHLGMERLGKEKLTDYIRNFGFGTKTGIEIKQEVRGSLNIQGKSDVARASFGQGPVSVTPIQQVAAVAAVANGGKLLKPHIVKEIDDPATDKKTETQTEQVRQVITAETSKLTSGFLEQVVSDSKIGTGRNAAIPGYRVAGKTGTAQKIVNGTYSKDKYVVSFIGYAPVSNPRFVVYVIVDSPSVPDPGGGKIAAPVFKKIVTQSLRYMGVKPDAAVPPSQDKKQPLTVPDLTGLTLAKAQQELKARGLASKAVGKGASVLKQMPAAGTIVSDSQSVYLVTEEENKLQLPSLAGSSLREALQLCSSVGRKCVTEGEGYVISQMEAKLNGEPVVKLILKPPAGEEATNASAAGSTTAGGSSSGAKQDGGADASGGKPDGSSGSGESAPPAGGG from the coding sequence ATGGATACCGTCAAGCGAATCAAACTGCGCACGCTGTTCGTCGGAGGGCTCATCACCCTCCTTTTTCTTGTTTTATTTACCCGCATCTTCTGGGTTCAGGTCGTCAAGGCCGACTTCTGGCTCGGCGAAGCGAAGAAGATCTGGGCGGCATCCGACACGATTCCGGCGGAACGAGGGACGATCACGGACCGCAACGGCAACCTTCTGGCGATGAACATTCCCGCCTACACAGTCGTCGTCAATCCCAAGGTCATTCAGGAGCTGGGCATCGAGGATCAGGTGGCGGACGGGCTCTCGAAAATACTAGGCAAGCCCAAGGCCGACATCGTCAAGCAGGTGAGCTTCCGCAATGCCAAGGGGGAATATTCCCAGTACCGGGAGCTGAGGCCGGAAGGGCTCAACATCGAGAAGAAGAAGTCCGACGAGGTGGCCAAGCTCAGCGTGCAGATCAAGAAGGACCTGGAGGAAAAGCGCGGCAAGAAGATCAGCGGCAGCGACATGGGCATTACGCTGATCAAAGGGTCCAAGCGGCTCTACCCGAACAATACGCTTGCGGCGCATCTGCTCGGCTTCGTCAACAAGCAGGGCGATCCGGTCATCGGCCTCGAGGCGGATTTCAACGACGTCCTCAAGGGAACCGACGGCAAGATCGTGTACGAGAAGGACGGCAACCGGGTTCAGGTGGACAACGGGACGGCCAAGCTCGTGCCTGCCGTGAACGGCAAGAACATCAAGCTGACGATCGACAACGAGATCCAGCATTATGTCCAGGACGCGATCCAGGAAGCCTATGACCTGTACAAGCCGCAGAGCATCACGGCGATCGTCGCCGATCCGAATTCGATGGAGGTTCTGGGGATGGCGAATCTGCCGACCTTCGATCCCAATTCGTATTCGTCGTCGAACCCGATCAACTTCAACAATCTCGCCGTCGGCGGAACCTACGAGCCGGGCTCGACGTTCAAGATCGTGACGCTGGCCGGCGCCGTGCAGGAGAAGATGTTCAATCCGAACGAGGAGTACATGTCCGGCCGGATTTCGGTGCCGGGTCAGGATGTGTACGACATCAAGCGCTCGGGATGGGGACCGATCACTTATCTGGAAGGGCTGAAGCGCTCCAGCAACGTCGCTTTCGTCCATCTCGGAATGGAAAGGCTCGGCAAGGAGAAGCTGACGGATTACATCCGCAACTTCGGCTTCGGCACCAAAACCGGCATTGAAATCAAGCAGGAGGTGCGCGGCAGCCTCAACATCCAGGGCAAGTCCGACGTCGCCCGCGCTTCCTTCGGACAAGGTCCGGTATCGGTGACGCCGATCCAGCAGGTGGCGGCCGTCGCCGCCGTCGCCAACGGCGGCAAGCTGCTGAAGCCGCATATCGTCAAGGAAATCGACGATCCGGCTACGGACAAGAAGACGGAAACGCAGACGGAGCAGGTCCGCCAGGTCATCACGGCGGAAACCTCGAAGCTTACGAGCGGCTTCCTGGAGCAGGTCGTGTCCGACAGCAAGATCGGCACCGGCCGCAACGCCGCCATTCCCGGCTACAGGGTAGCCGGCAAGACCGGCACCGCCCAGAAAATCGTCAACGGCACGTACTCCAAGGACAAATACGTCGTATCCTTCATCGGGTATGCTCCCGTGAGCAATCCGCGCTTCGTCGTATATGTCATCGTGGATTCGCCGAGCGTCCCGGATCCCGGCGGCGGCAAGATCGCGGCTCCGGTATTCAAGAAGATCGTAACCCAGAGCTTGCGTTACATGGGGGTCAAGCCCGATGCCGCCGTGCCTCCGTCCCAGGACAAGAAGCAGCCGCTTACGGTGCCGGACCTGACCGGACTGACGCTCGCAAAAGCGCAGCAGGAGCTGAAGGCGAGAGGATTGGCTTCGAAGGCCGTCGGCAAAGGCGCCAGCGTGCTGAAGCAGATGCCCGCCGCCGGGACGATCGTCTCGGACAGCCAGAGCGTCTATTTGGTGACAGAGGAGGAGAACAAGCTGCAGCTGCCTTCCCTGGCGGGCTCGTCGCTGCGCGAAGCGCTGCAGCTGTGCAGCTCCGTCGGCCGCAAATGCGTAACGGAAGGCGAAGGCTACGTTATCTCCCAGATGGAGGCCAAGCTGAACGGAGAGCCGGTCGTCAAGCTGATCCTGAAGCCTCCTGCGGGCGAAGAGGCGACAAACGCCTCCGCGGCGGGTTCGACCACGGCCGGCGGCAGCTCCTCCGGCGCGAAGCAGGACGGCGGAGCGGATGCGTCCGGCGGCAAGCCGGATGGCTCCAGCGGCAGCGGGGAAAGCGCGCCTCCAGCCGGCGGCGGCTGA
- the rsmH gene encoding 16S rRNA (cytosine(1402)-N(4))-methyltransferase RsmH produces the protein MFHHITVLKEEAVEGLNIRPDGIYVDCTLGGAGHSELIASRLSGKGRLIAFDQDDWAHDNAKIRLAPYMDRVTLVRSNFRYLQEQLTMLADIPKNEKGVPQVDGILFDLGVSSPQLDEAERGFSYNHDAPLDMRMDREAELTAHEIVNHWEESELARIFYRYGEEKFSRQIARAIIKQRQSGEIKTTGELVELIKSGIPAAARRTGGHPAKRTFQALRIAVNDELGAEEEALEQAVACLAPKGRVSVITFHSLEDRICKQLFAGYLEKCTCPPDFPKCVCGGTGTLKLITRKPVLPGEEELEANPRSRSAKLRVAEKL, from the coding sequence TTGTTTCATCACATTACCGTACTCAAGGAAGAGGCCGTAGAGGGCCTGAATATCCGTCCTGACGGCATTTACGTCGACTGCACGCTCGGCGGCGCGGGGCACAGCGAGCTGATCGCTTCCCGGCTGTCCGGCAAAGGCCGGCTGATCGCCTTCGATCAGGACGACTGGGCTCATGACAATGCGAAGATCAGGCTGGCTCCTTACATGGACCGGGTGACGCTTGTCCGGAGCAATTTCCGTTATTTGCAGGAACAGCTGACGATGCTTGCGGATATCCCGAAGAACGAGAAAGGCGTGCCGCAAGTAGACGGGATCCTGTTCGATCTTGGCGTCTCCAGCCCGCAGCTCGACGAGGCCGAACGAGGCTTCAGCTACAATCACGATGCTCCCCTGGACATGAGAATGGACCGCGAGGCGGAGCTCACGGCGCATGAAATTGTGAACCACTGGGAAGAGAGCGAGCTGGCGCGGATTTTTTACCGCTATGGGGAAGAGAAGTTTTCCAGGCAGATCGCGCGCGCGATCATCAAGCAGCGGCAGTCCGGGGAGATCAAGACGACGGGGGAACTGGTCGAGCTCATCAAGTCGGGCATACCGGCAGCGGCCCGGCGCACGGGAGGCCATCCGGCCAAGCGCACGTTCCAGGCGCTCCGCATCGCCGTCAACGACGAGCTTGGAGCGGAGGAAGAAGCGCTCGAGCAGGCGGTTGCCTGCCTAGCGCCCAAAGGGCGGGTATCCGTCATCACGTTCCACTCGCTCGAAGACCGGATCTGCAAGCAGCTGTTCGCCGGTTATCTGGAGAAGTGCACTTGTCCGCCGGATTTCCCGAAATGCGTATGCGGAGGCACCGGCACGCTCAAGCTCATTACCCGCAAGCCGGTCCTGCCGGGCGAGGAAGAGCTCGAGGCGAACCCGAGATCGCGGTCGGCGAAGCTCAGAGTCGCCGAGAAGCTGTAA